The sequence TGACATGGAAAATAACTGGAAAGCGGTGCGATATCTCCGGCCCGGATTTTTCGGAGGGAGGCGATCAAACGATTTTCCGCCGACCTCCCTCGGCCACGAAGATCGTGCCGGCAATGGTGCTGCATCTATACCTGGCTTGCGGGAGTGGGATCCTGACCAACGCCACCTTGGGCGCAGAGAATGGGATCCGGGAAATTATGGGGGACTTGACCGCGAGCGCGGGCCGGAAGGCCATTCCGAAGACGTTCCGGTTTCTCGGCGCGGGCCGTTCCGGGGCATGGGGCCGAAGAATTACGTCCGCTCGGATGGCCGCATCTGCGAAGATGTCTGTGAAAGACTGACCGAAGCGGATGATATTGATGCCAGGGGTATCACGGTCAAAGCTCGATCCGGCGAGATCACGCTTGAGGGTTGCGTTGCCACGCTGAGTTCGAGATGCGCTGCAGAACATCAGGCCCTGTCCTGCAGGGGGGTAACTGATGTCCGAAACAGGCTGGAGGTCAGGTCGGGGCACAAGACCACACGCTGAAATGGGCAGCTCCGCCGCTCGCACAAGAGATACGGGGCAGTATAGCAACGGTTCCACACTGTTTCGGGAAATGGGAAATTCCGGCTGTTGTCAGAGGGGGGAACCCGGTAAACTTGCTTTCAGGGACTGGCATCATGGGTATTGACGATGAGTAATTCCGTAATCCCTTTCCCCGGTCCTGATCTGGGACGGGCTTCTGACGAAGACGATCTGGTGGAGACTGCAGGTCAGGAGCTGCTCTCGGCAGTGATGGCCCAGCCTGTTCCTGACCGGCTGCATGCGCTTGCCGCCGAACTGGGAAAGGC is a genomic window of Rhodobacter sp. 24-YEA-8 containing:
- a CDS encoding BON domain-containing protein, producing MGPKNYVRSDGRICEDVCERLTEADDIDARGITVKARSGEITLEGCVATLSSRCAAEHQALSCRGVTDVRNRLEVRSGHKTTR